The genomic interval CGGGATTCGGTTCGGCCGGTACGGTCGCGGGGTCGGGGGCGACCAGTTGCTGAGGGAAGCGGAGCACACCCTGGCAGTCGGCGCGGGTGCCGAAATGCGCGGCGTAGGCGCGAACCCATGTGGGGGTGATGATCTCCGGCCGGGCGATCGTCTGCAGCGCGAGCATGAGGTGGCAGACGGTCGATCCGGCATTGCCGAGGATCTGTTCCAGGGTGCCGGACGCCTGGGCGGACACGGCCCAGCGGAACCAGGCGCTCTCGGCGAGGTTGGCGGCGAACAGCTCATCATATCCTGGAAGGCCCAGCGGCACAACGGTATTGGTGGCGAACAGGCGCGCCACGCGGTCCGGGTGGCGCAGGGCGAATCCGGTGCCGATGGGCCCGCCCCAGTCGTGCATGACCAGGGTGATGTCGGTGAGGCCGAGATCGTCGGCCAGCAGCGCGGTGAGGTTGTCGATGTGCTCCTCGGCCAGGTAGCCGCGCCCGGCGGGGGTGGCGCTCTTGCCGAACCCCATGTGGTCGGGCACGACCACGCGGTGGGTGGCCGACAGCGGGCCCATGAGATGCCGCCAGAGGTATCCCCAGGTCGGTTCGCCGTGCAAGAGCACGATCGGTGCACCGTCGCGGGGGCCGATATCGACGTAGTGCTGCCGGAATCCGGCCGATTCGGTGAAGCAAGGGGGGAAAGGCCAGGTGCCGTCGAACGTTTCGGTTGCCGCGATCATTCGTTCCTCCGTTGTCGGTTCGGTCGGACCACACGGTAGAAGCGGGTCACTGACAGGTGCTGTCAGTGAAGGCGCGCGGTTTTCGCGCAGGCTGTCGGTGGCGGTTGCCAGACTGAGGCGGTGCGTGCGAGCAGGTTGCTGTCCATCGTGCTGTTGTTGCAGGCGCGCGGCCGGATGACGGCGGGTCAGCTGGCCCGGGAGTTGGAGGTGTCGGTTCGGACGGTCTATCGCGACATGGATTCACTGAGCGCCTCGGGCATCCCGTTGTACGGCGATCCCGGCCACGACGGCGGCTACCGGTTGCTGGACGGCTACCAGACGCGCCTGACCGGGATGACCGCCGCGGAGGCCGAGGCCCTGTTGCTGTCCGGATTGCCCGGTCCGGCAGCTGATCTGGGGCTGGGCGCGGAACTGAACACCGCTCAGCGCAAGCTGCTGGCCGCACTGCCGGAGTCGGTGCGCGCCTCGGCCGGGCGCATTACGCAGCGCTTCCACCTCGATACCGACGAGTGGTACAGCCGCCCGGAGGGCCTCGCGCACCTGGCCGACGTGGTGCGGGCGGTATGGACCCGTCGCCGCCTGCGCATCGAATACCGGCGCTGGGCCGATCCGCGGTACGTGCGGCGCACGGTCGATCCGTACGGCCTGGTCCTCAAGTCCGGCCACTGGTATCTGGTGGGCGCGGCCGGAGCGGGCACTCGCACCTATCGGGTGTCGCAGATCATCTCGCTGCAGATTCTGGACGACATCTTCGAACGCCCCGCCGATTTCGACCTGGCGCGGTACTGGCGGAACTATCTCGACGAGTTCGACGCCCGCCGCCGCCAGGGCACGGCCACCGTGCGGATGTCGGCCTACGTGCTGGATCGCCTCGACCACCTGCTCGACGCGGATCTGGTGCGTGCCGCGCGCGACACCGCCCGCATCGAACCGGACGGGTGGTCTGTGGTGCGGATTCCGCTGGAGAGCCTCGAGCACACCGCGGGACTGCTGCTGCGTCTGGGCGCGGAGGCCGAGGTCGTGGACCCGCCCGCGCTGCGGACATATATGGGCGAGGTGGTCGCCGCGTTGACCCGCACCTACCGCGGTCACGAGTGACTCGTCAGATGATAGGACAGGCGACGAACGAATTCGGTGGCCATCACCGCTTGGCCGGACGTGGAGAAGTGGATTTGGTCGGCGCTCACCAGATTTGCCCGGTCGTTGACGGGGTGGTCCCACATGTCGACGACGACGGCCCCGTATTCGGTGGCGAGGCGGCGGGTCATGGCGTTCATGGTGCGGATGCGGTCGGGCCAGTCCGGGAAGGCCGGGACGACGTACGCGCGGCCGAGGGTGAAGGTCGTCAGCAGGGCGCCGGTGTCGGCCGCGAGGTCGTACATGCGCCGCATCGCCTTCTCGATCGCGTCGAAGTCGGGGTCGCGCCGCACGATGTCGTTCGGCCCGCTCGGCAGGTGCAGCAGGTCGGGGGCGAATGCGCGCATCCGGTCGAATTGGCCCGCCACGGTCCGGGCGGTGGTGACGCCGTTCTCCGCGGTGTTGAGGTAGCGCAGGTCCGGACGCACCCGCCGCAGAATATTCGCCACCCGATCGGCCCAGCCCTGGTCGGCGTAGCCGGGGGTGGGGTCGCCGATACCGGCCGACAGGCTGTCGCCGACCACGCCGAACCGGCGCCACGGGGCGTCGAACAGCAAGGCAGCGGAGGTCAGGGGCGGCAGGCAGTACGGGTCGGTCGCTTCGGTCGCCGCCGGGAAGTGCGTGGTCATTTGCCCGAGTCCTTCCGGGGGGTGATACCGAATGCCGTGAGCGCGCTGACGGCGGCGGCGAGGGCGATGAACCACCAGCCGTGCCGGAAGGCGGTCGGCATCCGGTCGGCGGCGAGCGAGCCGACGAGGGCGACCAGCACGGCGACGCCCAGGACATAGCCGAGCTGGCGGGCCGTGTTCACCACCGCACTGCCGGTCGCCGACCGGTCCGGCGGTAGATCGACGGCGGCGGAGGCGATCATGCTGGGCAGCGCGAGACCGATGCCGACGCCGGAGAGCATCCACCCGGGCAGCACCTCGGTGGCGTACCGCACGGGCATGGCGGCGCTGCTCGCCACCAGGAGCACTCCCCCGGCGAACAGCAGATTCCCAACGGCGACAACGACTCCCACCGGCATACGCCGGATCAGCCGCTGGCCGACGGCGGCGAAGAGCGGCACCATGATCGGCCCCGGGACGATGGCCAGCCCGGCCTCGACGGCGCTGAACCGGGCCCCGTTCTCCAGCCACATGGCGATGCTGAGGAACCATGCCCCGAAGGCGGTGCAGAAGGCCAGCACGGTCACGTTGGCCCACACGAACGTCGGCACGCGGAACAGGTCCGCGGACACCACCGGATCCGGATGTCGCAGCAGGCGCAGCACGAACAGGCCCAGGCTCACCCCGGCGACGGCCAGCGCGCCGAGCGTCGCGGCGCTGGTCCACGACCATTCGCCGCTCTGCACCAGGCCCAGCGACAACGCCCCGATCGCCACGATCAGCAGCGCGGCGCCGAGCAGATCGGGCACCCGTGCCGACACCTGCGGGCGCAGGTCGGGGACGAGGCGCGACGCGGCGATTCCGGCGACCAGTCCGACCGGCAGATTGATCAGGAACACCCAGCGCCAGGACAGCTCCACCAGTGCGCCGCCGACCACGGGCCCGAACGCCGCGGCGAAGGAACTCGTTGTGGCCCAGACTTTTACCGCGCCCGGCACCCGCACCGGCGGTAGCACCGTGAGCAGCAGCCCCAGGCTGGTGGGAGTGAGCGCCGCCGCGCCGACCGCCTGCAGCACCCGGAACGCCACCAGCGCCCACAGCGTCGGCGCGACCGCGCAGGCCAGGCTCGCCAGTGTGAAGAGGGCGAGCCCGGCCAGGAATCCGGTCCTGCGTCCCCAGCGGTCCGCGAGCCGCCCGGCCGGAATCAGCAGTGCCGCATAGACGATCGCGTATCCGTTGAGGACCCAGCTCAGCTCCGCCAGTGAGGCACC from Nocardia wallacei carries:
- a CDS encoding alpha/beta fold hydrolase, yielding MIAATETFDGTWPFPPCFTESAGFRQHYVDIGPRDGAPIVLLHGEPTWGYLWRHLMGPLSATHRVVVPDHMGFGKSATPAGRGYLAEEHIDNLTALLADDLGLTDITLVMHDWGGPIGTGFALRHPDRVARLFATNTVVPLGLPGYDELFAANLAESAWFRWAVSAQASGTLEQILGNAGSTVCHLMLALQTIARPEIITPTWVRAYAAHFGTRADCQGVLRFPQQLVAPDPATVPAEPNPEAVAALRAKPAILVEGMRDTALLPRHMVPAFRLAYPDAPVIELPHAGHFTPEDAPGELLTALELFLHTT
- a CDS encoding MFS transporter, yielding MDDVVAETTAAGPTARRPGRDHSTAIVWILCSAAFMAMLDVFVVNVAFTAIGESYRGASLAELSWVLNGYAIVYAALLIPAGRLADRWGRRTGFLAGLALFTLASLACAVAPTLWALVAFRVLQAVGAAALTPTSLGLLLTVLPPVRVPGAVKVWATTSSFAAAFGPVVGGALVELSWRWVFLINLPVGLVAGIAASRLVPDLRPQVSARVPDLLGAALLIVAIGALSLGLVQSGEWSWTSAATLGALAVAGVSLGLFVLRLLRHPDPVVSADLFRVPTFVWANVTVLAFCTAFGAWFLSIAMWLENGARFSAVEAGLAIVPGPIMVPLFAAVGQRLIRRMPVGVVVAVGNLLFAGGVLLVASSAAMPVRYATEVLPGWMLSGVGIGLALPSMIASAAVDLPPDRSATGSAVVNTARQLGYVLGVAVLVALVGSLAADRMPTAFRHGWWFIALAAAVSALTAFGITPRKDSGK
- a CDS encoding helix-turn-helix transcriptional regulator, producing the protein MRASRLLSIVLLLQARGRMTAGQLARELEVSVRTVYRDMDSLSASGIPLYGDPGHDGGYRLLDGYQTRLTGMTAAEAEALLLSGLPGPAADLGLGAELNTAQRKLLAALPESVRASAGRITQRFHLDTDEWYSRPEGLAHLADVVRAVWTRRRLRIEYRRWADPRYVRRTVDPYGLVLKSGHWYLVGAAGAGTRTYRVSQIISLQILDDIFERPADFDLARYWRNYLDEFDARRRQGTATVRMSAYVLDRLDHLLDADLVRAARDTARIEPDGWSVVRIPLESLEHTAGLLLRLGAEAEVVDPPALRTYMGEVVAALTRTYRGHE
- a CDS encoding SGNH/GDSL hydrolase family protein is translated as MTTHFPAATEATDPYCLPPLTSAALLFDAPWRRFGVVGDSLSAGIGDPTPGYADQGWADRVANILRRVRPDLRYLNTAENGVTTARTVAGQFDRMRAFAPDLLHLPSGPNDIVRRDPDFDAIEKAMRRMYDLAADTGALLTTFTLGRAYVVPAFPDWPDRIRTMNAMTRRLATEYGAVVVDMWDHPVNDRANLVSADQIHFSTSGQAVMATEFVRRLSYHLTSHS